The genomic region TAAAGGATCTTGGGCGTAGAGCGATTTTAGCATTAAGGCAAAATCTTATTTCTAAGATTCATGAACATGATAACACAAATATCTATAAGCAGTTTAAAGATCTTGAAGGAGAGATTTATACAGCAGAAGTTCATCATATAAGACATCGTGCAATAATTCTTTTAGATGATGAGGGGAACGAAATTGTACTGCCAAAAGACCGGCAAATTCCCTCGGATTTCTTTAGAAAAGGAGAAAATGTACGTGGGGTTATAGAAAGTGTTGAATTAAAAGGAAATAAGCCTAGCATCATTTTATCTAGAACAGCGCCAGCATTTCTGGAGAAATTGTTTGAGCAGGAGATTCCTGAAGTTTTTGATGGTTTAATTACGATCAAAAAGGTAGTTCGTGTACCGGGCGAAAAAGCAAAAGTGGCAGTAGATTCGTATGATGATAGAATTGATCCTGTTGGCGCTTGTGTGGGTATGAAAGGATCTAGAATCCATAGTATTGTACGCGAACTTGGTAATGAGAATATCGATGTGATTAATTATACCAATAATGATCAGTTATTTATAACAAGGGCTTTGAGTCCGGCGAAAATTACATCGATAAAAATAGATGAAGAAAACAAAAGGGCTGAGGTAATGCTTAAGCCTGAGGAGGTTTCGAAAGCAATTGGTCGTGGAGGGCATAATATTAGACTTGCCGGCCAGCTAACGGGTTATGAAATAGATGTATTTAGAGAAGGAGTGGAAGAAGATGTGGAACTATCTGAATTCTCTGATGAAATCGAAGATTGGGTAATTAAGGAATTTGCAAAAATTGGTTTGGATACGGCAAAAAGTATTTTAGAGCAGGATGTAAATGACCTTATAAAGCGTACCGACCTGGAGGAAGAAACCGTTCGTGAAGTGCTGAAGGTACTTCGCGAAGAATTCGAAGAATAATTTATTGTAGTAATAAACAAAAGAGGTTAATTTAGAGGGCAATTTATGGCTGAAGCAAAAACAATGCGATTAAACAAAGTATTACGTGAATTCAATATTTCGCTAGATCGGGCTGTAGAGTTTTTAAATTCTAAGGGGCATGATATTGAAGCACGTCCTACTGCTAAAATCTCTCAGGAGACTTATCAGGTTCTTTTTAATGAGTTCCAGACAGATAAAAGCAAAAAAGTAGCTTCTAAAGAAGTAGGGGAAGAGAGAAAGAAGGAGAAGGAAGAGCTGCGTTTAGCCCGCGAACGCGAGCAGGAAGAAAAAAGAAAAGAGCAGGAGAAAAAGGAACAGGAAAAGCTCAGGGAAGAGCAAGAGCGTAAAAAGCAGGAGCAGGAAACCCTAAGTACCCGTACAAAACTCTCTGGTCCTAAGACTGTTGGTAAAATAGACTTGGATAAGCCTCAGGTGGAGAAGAAAAAAGAGGAGCCTAAGAAGGAAGAAAAGCCAGAGCAAGCCAAACAGGAAGAGCCAGCCCCGAAACCTGTGGAAGAAAAGCCTAAGCCAAAACCTGATGTGGTTAAAAATCAGGATGATGCCCCTAAAAAAGAACAACCTAAGCAAGAGCCTAAGAAGGATAAAGAACAAACTGAGGTAAAACCTGAGGCTTCTGAACAAAGTGAGGAATCTAACCGTATAAAAACCAATTATACAAAATTGGACGGTCCTAACTTTACGGGAGAAAAGATCGATCTTTCCAAATTTAAAAAGCCTGTTAAAAAGAAAGACGATAAAAAAACTGCCGCTTCCAACGATGATAAAAAAGGGAATCGCAAGAAACGTCGTAGAAGAATTAGTAAGGATGTAAAAGGCGGTCCTAATCAGGGAGGTGGAAATAACAATAATAACAACCGTAAAGGGCGTAATAATAAACAACGCAGCAGGCCTATCACTAAAGAAGAGCCTAGCGAAGAAGAAGTACAAAAGCAGGTTAGGGAAACTCTGGAAAAACTTCAGGGGAAATCCAGTAAAGGTAAAGGTGCTAAATATCGAAGAGATAAGAGGGATCAACACCGTCAACGATCAGAAGAAGATCTTGCAAAGCAGGAATCGGATTCTAAAGTGCTTAAAGTGACAGAATTTGTTACCGTAAGTGAAGTGGCGACCATGATGGATGTTCCGGTAACCAAAGTGATTTCAGCCTGTATGTCTCTTGGTATGATGGTGACCATGAACCAGAGACTGGATGCCGAAACGCTTTCTATTGTTGCCGATGAGTTTGGTTATGAAGTGGATTTTGTAA from Zunongwangia profunda SM-A87 harbors:
- the nusA gene encoding transcription termination factor NusA is translated as MENLALIDSFSEFKDDKLIDRVTLMAILEDVFRNALKKKYGEDDNFDIIVNPDKGDLEIWRNRVVVADGEVEDPNQEISLAEARKIEPDFEVGEDVSEEVKLKDLGRRAILALRQNLISKIHEHDNTNIYKQFKDLEGEIYTAEVHHIRHRAIILLDDEGNEIVLPKDRQIPSDFFRKGENVRGVIESVELKGNKPSIILSRTAPAFLEKLFEQEIPEVFDGLITIKKVVRVPGEKAKVAVDSYDDRIDPVGACVGMKGSRIHSIVRELGNENIDVINYTNNDQLFITRALSPAKITSIKIDEENKRAEVMLKPEEVSKAIGRGGHNIRLAGQLTGYEIDVFREGVEEDVELSEFSDEIEDWVIKEFAKIGLDTAKSILEQDVNDLIKRTDLEEETVREVLKVLREEFEE